A window from Scheffersomyces stipitis CBS 6054 chromosome 7, complete sequence encodes these proteins:
- a CDS encoding predicted protein, translating to LCRSLRRLLRRCLLLFWYLLLLRLSLLLRYLLSLRYLLSLRYLLSLRYLLSLRYLSILWYLLLSRL from the coding sequence CTCTGTCGCAGCCTCCGTCGACTCCTACGCCGGTGccttctcctattctggTACCTTCTCCTACTCCGGCTCCTGCTTCTactccggtaccttcttctgctccggtaccttcttctgctccggtaccttcttctgctccggtaccttcttctgctccggtaccttctgatactctggtaccttctacttctgcGGCTCTAA